The Verrucomicrobiota bacterium region GGCGGCTACCCCCCCCGAGGAACTCTTCAAAAATACTGCCGATGTCGCCACTGCCGAAAACCTGTGAGAAAATGTCAGAAGCATCGTGGAATCCACCGCCAAAACCCCCGCCGCCTTGAGAAAAAGCCGCATGTCCATAACGGTCGTAAGCCGCACGTTTTTGTTCGTCATTGAGGACTTCATAAGCCTCGCCGAGTTCCTTAAATTTATTTTCCGCTTCATTATCCCCTTGATTTTTATCGGGGTGATATTTGACGGCGAGTTTACGGTAAGCTTTCTTGAGCTCATCAGCGGAGGCAGTCTTACTGATTCCTAATACTTCATAATAATCACGTTTTTGTGCGGCCATAATTGCGGAAAGATAAGTTTATTAATTTACCCTTTTGAGGGGGATTTGGAGACAATAACGGAAGCGGGGCGGAGCAATTTGCCTTTGAGCATGTAGCCTTTGCGTTTCTCAAGGATCACGGTGTCCTCGGGATATTCATCCGAGTGCTCCTGTGAAATGGCATCATGGAAATTGTGGTCAAAGGGTTGGCCAAGGGCGGTAATTTCCTCGAGCCCGTCTTGTTTAAGGTTCTGCTTGAGCTGGCCGTAAACCATTTTGATCCCATCCTTGATGGCTTGGACATTGTCGGTTAGATCCATCGACTGGAGGGCGAGTTCGAAATTATCCAGCACAGGGAGCAAAGCTTCGAGGATGGATTCATTCGCGTACTTGAGCGCATCGATTTTTTCTTGGGCCAAACGTTTCCGCAGATTATCCATGTCGGCGATCAAACGGAGGTTCTTGTCCTGGAGTTCATCGGCGAGCGCAGATTTCCTGAGGAGATCTGCGATTTGCTCGGGGGTCAGGTCGATGGTGTCCGGGGTGCCCGTTTCGACTGGTTTATCGGCATCGGTGGGTATAACATCAGGTTTTTGTTCGGTATTTTCGGACATATGTGACTATCCCTTGTATTTCAATGCGATCAATGTGATATCGTCATATTGCTCCCCCGCACCGACAAAACGTTCCACCTGCTCTTGGATTTTTTCTAGGACGGTTTCGGCATTTTCGGACGTGGCCGCCTTTATGGCAGTTATCAGGTTGTCCTTGCCGAATTCTTGTCCTTCCAAATCGTGGGCTTCTGTGACGCCGTCAGTGTAGAGGATAATCAAATCTCCCGCGTGGAGATCGATTTGTTTTTCTTCGATTAAAGTATCAAAAACCTCACCGCTGTCAATGCCGAGGGCCATCCCTTGGCTAGAGAGGGATGAGACTTTCTGAGTGATGGCATTATAATAAAGGGGTGCCTCGTGGCCGGCCCGGGAGAAGGTGAAGGTCTTATTTTTACTGTCAATAACCGCGTATGCAGCACTGACAAACATGTCCTCTTTGATGTCGAAGAAGAGGCGTTGATTGACTTTCTTAAAAAGCTCGGCGGGTGAATCAGTCTCATGGGCTACAGAACGGATCACACTGCGGAACATGGACATGACCATGGCCCCGGGCACCCCTTTGCCCGACACGTCTGCGATCACGATCCCCCAGCGGTTATCATCGAGGCGGATGTAATCATAATAGTCCCCACCCACAGCCAAGGCCGTGTCATTGAGGCCGGATAATTCAAAACCATCGATCTCGGGAGCGGCCGAAGGGAGTAGGATAGTTTGAATATCACGGGCTACTTGCAGCTCACGGTCAAAACGTTGTTTTTCAGCTACAGCCATCGATACCGTGGCATTATGCAGGGCATAAGCGGCTTGATCGGCGATTGAGGAAAAAAGGTGCAGTTCACTGCCGTTAAAGGGAGTATCATCTTTTTTATTTACGACCGCCATGACCCCGAGAGTCTCGCCGGCATGGGTCAGGGGTACCGCCATCATCGTATCGATTGAAAGGGCGGTATTCAGCGATCTTTCGCCGAACTTCGGGATGCGGGGGTCATTTTTACCTGATTCAATCAAGATAGGGGCATTTGTCGCAGCCGCTTCCCCGATCACACTCAAGCCTAAGGGAATGGAAATACTTTTGATCAATTGGTCAAAATGTTTTGCAGCACTTACGACCTTGGGCATGATGAAATCTTCCGGGAGATAAGGGGGAGGGAAGGCCCCTTCGACATATTCGGCTTTTAATGTTTTAGTTTCCTGATCGATCAGGAAAATGGCGCAGCTTTTGGCTTCCGTGGTCTTGATCGAATACTTGACGACACAATCTAAGATGGTCTCGGCATTGATCTCTTCTTGGCTGGCTTTACCAAGGTTGTTCAGGAATTCGAGCAGGATTTCACGTTCCTTAATAAGTTGGGCTTGGGATTTTTTAAGGATGGCATTGGCTGTTTTGAGGGCACTTAACCGTATATAAAGAACGATGGTGGCAATAAAACAGGCAATGGCGATAATATCAGCGTATATATTCATGCGTAATGGACAACTGAGAGTGAAAGCAAACTTACTCTTTCGACAAGTCTTTTTTGAGCATATCCACGACATCCTTGAATTTAGCTTGATTTGCATCATCAGCTTTTATCAAGGTCTCATGCGCTTCAAGGGACTGTTTCATGGTTTCATTTTTGGTGATCGTCGTATTGGTCAGGGGTTGAAAGCTCATTCCGGGATAATCAATCATTTCCCCGGCCATCTGGAATAAACGGTCGATCCCGAGGTTTTTGAGGCTTTCGGTATTCCGTTCATTGGCCTGACGAATGGTGATTGAGCCGGTACCCCCGGCTTTCTTGATTGCATAACTCAATCCCGCCAATGTCCCGAGAAAGCTGCTATCCATCGC contains the following coding sequences:
- a CDS encoding STAS domain-containing protein, whose translation is MSTTVPSIEVAEDQNRVVFLVKSRGTFQLAPLLKGYVNEKLKTGSCHFEINMSDCAAMDSSFLGTLAGLSYAIKKAGGTGSITIRQANERNTESLKNLGIDRLFQMAGEMIDYPGMSFQPLTNTTITKNETMKQSLEAHETLIKADDANQAKFKDVVDMLKKDLSKE
- the grpE gene encoding nucleotide exchange factor GrpE; amino-acid sequence: MSENTEQKPDVIPTDADKPVETGTPDTIDLTPEQIADLLRKSALADELQDKNLRLIADMDNLRKRLAQEKIDALKYANESILEALLPVLDNFELALQSMDLTDNVQAIKDGIKMVYGQLKQNLKQDGLEEITALGQPFDHNFHDAISQEHSDEYPEDTVILEKRKGYMLKGKLLRPASVIVSKSPSKG
- a CDS encoding GAF domain-containing SpoIIE family protein phosphatase yields the protein MNIYADIIAIACFIATIVLYIRLSALKTANAILKKSQAQLIKEREILLEFLNNLGKASQEEINAETILDCVVKYSIKTTEAKSCAIFLIDQETKTLKAEYVEGAFPPPYLPEDFIMPKVVSAAKHFDQLIKSISIPLGLSVIGEAAATNAPILIESGKNDPRIPKFGERSLNTALSIDTMMAVPLTHAGETLGVMAVVNKKDDTPFNGSELHLFSSIADQAAYALHNATVSMAVAEKQRFDRELQVARDIQTILLPSAAPEIDGFELSGLNDTALAVGGDYYDYIRLDDNRWGIVIADVSGKGVPGAMVMSMFRSVIRSVAHETDSPAELFKKVNQRLFFDIKEDMFVSAAYAVIDSKNKTFTFSRAGHEAPLYYNAITQKVSSLSSQGMALGIDSGEVFDTLIEEKQIDLHAGDLIILYTDGVTEAHDLEGQEFGKDNLITAIKAATSENAETVLEKIQEQVERFVGAGEQYDDITLIALKYKG